The Sorex araneus isolate mSorAra2 chromosome X, mSorAra2.pri, whole genome shotgun sequence DNA segment ACCCCAGCCGCTGAGACAGGGAGGTGGGTGGTGGAAAACTGGCCTTTCTTAGATGGGAGGGGGCCTTCCTAGTTACTCCTAGTCTCATTCAACTCCTTCGCGCCTTTGGGACGGGATGATGGACTGGGCGGCGCGGGGAAGGGGCGGGCGGAGCCAGTTGGCCCTGAGCAGGCAGATAGGGGTTTCAGGTGCGACTGATAGGTAGGCCTGGGGCCAGCGATTCTCTCCTGGGGTCTCCCCTCTCTCacgaccctcccccctcccaccccgatGAAGGTGTAGggagaggtggaggaagaggaaggagtggGAGAGCACCCATCTCTGGCCCAGGGTgtttccccccactccccacccccgccccgctcgGAGCTCAAcgtcctctctcatctctctctgccCAGGAGAGAGCTGCGAGGACAAGAGCCCGCCAGGCCCCGCGTCCAAGCGGGTGCGCACGGCGTACACGAGCGCGCAGCTGGTGGAGCTGGAGAAGGAGTTCCACTTCAACCGCTACCTGTGCCGGCCGCGCCGCGTGGAGATGGCCAACCTGCTGAACCTGACCGAGCGCCAGATCAAGATCTGGTTCCAGAACCGACGCATGAAGTACAAGAAGGACCAGAAGGCCAAAGGCATCCTGCACTCGCCCGCCGGCCAGTCCCCGGAGCGCAGCCCGCCGCTCGGCGGCGCCGCGGGCCACGTGGCCTACTCGGGTCAGCTGCAGCCGGTGCCCGGCCTGGCCTACGACGCGCCCTCGCCGCCCGCTTTCGCCAAATCGCAGCCCAACATGTACGGCCTGGCAGCCTACACGGCGCCGCTCAGCAGCTGCCTGCCGCAGCAGAAGCGCTACGCCGCGCCCGAGTTCGAGCCCCACCCCATGGCGAGCAACGGCGGCGGCTTCGCCAGCGCCAACCTGCAGGGCAGCCCCGTGTACGTGGGCGGCAACTTCGTCGACTCCATGGCGCCCGCGTCGGGGCCGGTTTTCAATCTGGGCCACCTCTCGCATCCGTCCTCGGCCAGCGTGGACTACAGCTGCGCCGCGCAGATACCCGGCAACCACCACCACGGACCCTGCGACCCGCACCCCACCTACACAGATCTCTCGGCCCACCACTCGTCTCAGGGACGCCTGCCCGAGGCCCCCAAACTGACGCATCTGTAGCGCTCGCCGCCAGCCCGAACTCGCGGCGCGATTACCTCTTTGGCTcgggtggcggggcggggcccgcggggcagctcggtgacccccacccccactcctcccgCGCTCTGGCCCGGTCGCCACCTCTCGGGTCTCGGGGTCCACAGCGGCCGAGAAGCCGGCGACCGGGCCTCCCCTCCGGGCGCACCCTCCTTCGGGTAAGTCGCCCTAAATCAGCCGCAAAGATCCTCCTCTGTAAGCCTGACAGTGCCATAGACTGCGGACCGAGGGACTCTAATCTGGTAATGATGTCCCCAAGGTAAGTCTGAGATCCGTCGGCGGCGCGCGCCCGCAGAGGGACCCGAGCTCCGAAAGCCCCGGGCTTTGGCCCGCGTCTAGCTTAGTTGCGGAGTCCTTAATTTATACCCTCCTTCCCATCCCGTAAGGATTGCATCGGACTCAACGAtctgtatttattatttgaaGCGAGTCATTTCGTTTCCTTGATTATTTATCCTCGTCTCgatgtatttatgtgtatatttgtagAATTCTCCAGCCGAGCTTAGGAACCCGCTCCCAGGCCGCGGGGGCCCAACGTTTCACCTCTTTAGTCCCCTTGGTCTGAACTAGTTGAGAGAGTAGTTTTGAACAGTTGTAACCGTGGCTGGTGTTTGTAGTTAATGTAAAGGATTAAGACCGCAAACCGTCCTTGCTGGGTAGAGTCAGGCAGCCCCGTGGCGTGGCACCACACCCGTTACTCTTTTCTCAACCGCCTCCGCCCTCGCCACAGTTTATTGATTTCAAATTGTCTGGTACTATTTGaacaaatatttagaataaaaaaaattctcagtccGAAGCGTATCTGTGTTAATCATGCACACTTGCAAGTAGATTACTCTGCCTTTATTGCACAGGCGCTGCGGAAGCCCCTGGAGTAGACTGACTCTTTGAAATGTACATTTCTCATTTATTCGGAATCTTAGTGCACAAATTGGTTCGGGCACACTTGAATACATTCCAGCTATtgatgttggggggtggggggaagccggAGGATGCAGACCTATGAGTGTTCTGGTTGGGATGACTTGCACAGGGCTTTCTGCTGCGCCTGTTTTGCTGTTTCTACTGCCCTCTTTCTTAGACACAAGTGGACTTTTTAAAGATTGTATTTTACATATGGGGAGACCTGAGCTCAATTTTCTGTGTTGAACAATACAagataaactttgaaaaaaaccTGACAATCAAAGACATAAGACAAGTTATAAAGAAGGGTTGAGTTATGAAAAAGCTaacgtgcaaaaaaaaaatcagtcatttgGATACTTGCACCTCAGTGTTTTCTCTAGGTAATGCTGTCACATCTGCCCCTTTATAGTGGCCGGTGGTTCATTTCTAAAGAAAACAAACGTTCCCCATGATGTAAAGTAATAAAAGTTTCATTGATGGAACATAACAAGTATAAACACCTTGTTTACTTCTGTTTCTTTGTACAAAACAGGCAGAAACGTCTTCAAGGATTTATAACCATTTTGTAAATATTAGTGTGACTTTAGCCAGGGGCAGACAACTTACACCCGATTCTCTGGGAGGAGGCACTTGAAAACGCCTTCAGATAAGCTTCAATTCTTTTGTATTTCAGCAAAGTGGGCCCACGCATCTCTATTTGGTTTGACAAATAATGCAACTCCTACTACATCCCGGGTGACACGAGGTGAAATTTCTATTGTGTGGAAATAATTTAACTTCTAATCTTCTGGTGAAACAACAATTGTTTCTATTTGGATGTTTGTGTTTGGCTAAATGATGGCTCCAAATATTATTTAGTTTCCTTGTTCCTTTGTGCTGTTTTCAAAATGGCATGTTAGATGGGGAGCGGGAAGGGAATTTCCTTTTGCTAAATTTCACTTTATCCAAGCAGGTTTAAAGTGTCCATGTTGTAGCAGTGTATCAGCAGAATAAATGACTTCAACAGAAGGCATAGTTTACCCACTTTCAaggcttaaaattattttctatgaaacTTGCATCCATAGGCAGAATTTCTAATTGTCttgtaagaaattattttttaagctatTAGGGAAATCAAAGAAAAGCTTGCTGCCTTGCAGGGATTTCAACCACCTTTTCTTAACTGGCTAAATAGTAAATAGATGAATTGTCAGGCTGTTTAGATTCAGCCCGGTTTTCCCTCATCTCCTCTTCCtaccataaataataataaaaatacataatgcaTCATGGCTTCCGGCGTTTTCCAGTGCGGTGTGTTACCGCAGGAGTATCTGCTGAGTCTGCGGGTGTCTGCAAGGCCCCTGGTGTCATCTGCGGCTTAGAGTTTCATGGATTAGACGTTAAACGGTGTCTAGCCTGGCTGACATCAGCCTCCTCTCGCACTTGGAATCCACAGAAGTACGGGATTGTTGGTGTCGTGAGGGGGTTCCTCCCCAGGCAGCTCGCCCAGAGACGGCCCCATCTTAGcggagcaggggggaggctggGTGGCGGGGAGGCTAGCCTGGGCCCAAACTACGGCTCGCTCCCATCGGGGAGAAAGGCTCCCTGCAGCTCAGTGACCCGCTCGGTCCGGGAGGGAGTGGCAcgaccttggggggggggggggcgtactCGGTCGCTCCGGGCGCGGATGGGGGTGGCGGCAAGTCCGGAGAGTGCGCGGCCCTCTTCGCCCCGCGGCCCAGACATTTTAAAACTTCATAAATTATACACAAGCCGCCTTGGCCTTCGCCATAAATTCTGTTCCTTTGAGCCTGCAATTAGTGTTAGGAAGCGCCCGAGTCTAAACACAAGCAAACGCTCTCGGAAGGCCCCCCAGCGCCCTCGGTTGcaacccttcctttcttcccccgcGCCTCCCCCTGGGCCGCCCGGGCCCGCGCGCACAGCCGCCGCCTCCGCGCCAGGGCCCGGCGGGTCACAATAGCGGCTCTATGGGCCCCGGCGCCCGCCTCCTCCGCGCGCGGGTCGCGGGCCGccgagctgggggaggggcgcgcggcCGCCATGGCGCCCCGGCCCGGGCCTCTGCTGCGCGGGGAACCTGCTGCGGACGGCGCTGGTGGCCAGGGAGGGGCACCTGCGGCCAGACTTcaccggggcggggcgcggggacgtgggggtggggggtcccgagGGTGAGCGCGCCCAGGCCTGGAGGGAGCTGCCcgggaacgggggtgggggtggggggggcgcgccCGCAACAGCCCGGGCTTCTGGGAGCGGCCGCGCCATTGTGTGCGCGACTTCCCCTGCGCCGCGGCGGGGAGGCCACACAAAGGCAGCGCGGGCCCGACGCCCGGGGATGGGGAAGGGTCGGCCTCGCGGGGGGCACCAGTCCCTGGGCCTCGTTTGCCTCTTTGGCCTAGGCACCCGGGCTCTGGCCTATGGAGGAtgcctgcaggggctggaggacaAGCCCTAGCCCATGGCCGGGCGGTCGTTTGAGAGTCCTGGTTGTCTGATCAGACCATCCAATGTAAattaaaaggtgtgtgtgtgtatgtgtgtgtgtgtgtgtgtgtgtgtgtgtgtgtgtgtgtgtgtgttgggggtgttgTGTCCTACTGCAAagtgggaggcagggaagggtttAGGCAAAGTTGAGTGCCCAGAGAAACTCCGGGGGAAAGGGAGAAGCCCCAATTGATCCAGTCCACTCAGGGTCTTCGGGGAAGCAGTTCTGGCCCTGGAACGGTGGTAAGATAGGGCTCTTTAGGACATCACTGCCTCTTGTCTTTCAGACCTCAGTCTCATCCAGGGACCTGACAGAGAAAAATCCACCCCTGATGCAATCATTAAGTTAACCATCCATTTGTACCATTTCTTTGTACAGGCTTTCAAATACTTGaggggtggtggtgttgggggaggaGAAAATAGAATGAGTACTTTTTCCCTTGTGCAACCCCTAGTCTAGTCTCTATCAGAGGTACATGAGCCAAATTGGTCTGCTAGGCCCCAGAGGTTGCTAACCTTGCTGAACAGGATTTTTCGAATTTCTATCTATAACGAGTATTAAAAGCTAGTGATTACCTATATTAGCTGCTCTTTCTTCTCCCGCCCTCAGTCTGTAGCAGCTGACTGACCCTTGAGTGAAGCACATCTTCTCAGCCAGAAGAGCAGCCAGCCTAGGCTCTCCATCTGCTGAGGTTTTCATTAGGCTGGGTGAAgaggatgtgtatgtgtgtgtgtgtgtgtgtgtgtgtgtgtgtgtgtgtgtgtgtctaacaAAGAAATACAACATTCTAACAACTGTTTCTCTGCCTGACTTAGGGGAGCTGGAAGACTGTTTACACCTGCAGTAGTCACAGGTCTGTTTTGATTTTATCCTCAGAATTTGCTGAAACTTCCTTCTCAAGCCAAGAATTGGTTCATCCTTGTAACAAATCTAGGAAGGTGTTCTCTTCCCCTTCATGTGAGAATTCTTGGCATGACTGTGGTCCTTCTTGTGGAAGCTGTAAGAAAAGAGGAGGATCAATAAAAGTTTGTAACtatgaaatgaaaatacaaagagGTGGAAGGCCCCACCCCACAGGCTTACAGCCTCATCACTTAATGGTTCTGCAACTTGCTAGGGAGTCAAGGCCGAGTGAGACTTCGTCCTCCAGAGTGAGGGCTGGGGCATGGCCAATCatgctgatctcttttgaggaCTGATCTCTTAGTTCTCTcttgcagaaggcctgggtgagaagaaaaaaagatgggcAGATAAATCCTTTTCGCATTGGTAAGTGCTAGCGGATTATCACCAGAGGATGAAAAGTCTTACATCTGTGTCCCTGTCTTCTACTTGGACTACAAATGTCCTTACCTCGAAGGCCCGAGAGAGATACCAGATGAGTTTATATACTTGATCTATTGCCCATGCCCAAACACTTTCACCATGCCCCCCTTACCGTAGAATGT contains these protein-coding regions:
- the HOXD3 gene encoding homeobox protein Hox-D3, with product MLFEQGQQAQELPEYMMQKAAYYENPGLFGGYGYSKATDAYGYSTPHQPYPPPSAAANSLDTDYPGSACSIQNSAPLRTPTHKGPDLNGSCMRPGPGNSQGGNGGSQPPGLNSEQQPAQPPPPPPTLPPSSPTNPGGGGPAKKTKGGSNASGSSATISKQIFPWMKESRQNSKQKNSCATAGESCEDKSPPGPASKRVRTAYTSAQLVELEKEFHFNRYLCRPRRVEMANLLNLTERQIKIWFQNRRMKYKKDQKAKGILHSPAGQSPERSPPLGGAAGHVAYSGQLQPVPGLAYDAPSPPAFAKSQPNMYGLAAYTAPLSSCLPQQKRYAAPEFEPHPMASNGGGFASANLQGSPVYVGGNFVDSMAPASGPVFNLGHLSHPSSASVDYSCAAQIPGNHHHGPCDPHPTYTDLSAHHSSQGRLPEAPKLTHL